The Candidatus Eisenbacteria bacterium DNA window TGAGGACGATTCCTCCCCAGTCGCCGACGTTCCGGCTGCCCACGGGTTGGTCGCTCGTGAGCACGATGGGCGCCGCGGGCGTCCCGGCGGCGTTCAGCTTGGCGTCCTGCAGGAACACGAGGACGGTCGGCGTGAGGTTGGTAGACTGCTTGCGGCCCTTCACGATCGCGCCCGGCTCGATCGTGAGTACGACACCGGCCGGAACCAAGACCAAGCCGTCGATGAACGTGTCGCAGCCGGCCGGTAGCGTGAGATTCGCCGACGGTACCTTGCAGAGCGGATCGGTCGGCGAGCATGCGCTGCGAAGGCTCGTGCCGCACGCGACGACGGGACCGCGGCCGGTGCACTCGAAGAGCACCGCATTTCCTGCCACGACGTTCAGGAGCAGGACGAGATCGGCGACGTCGACCGTGGCGTCGCGGTTGAGGTCGAGGCAGTCCGCAGGTCCGGCCCCGCCACAGAAGCCGTCGCCCGATACGAGCCCCGCGACGTACTGGAGGAGCTGCGACGCATCGCCGACGTCGACTGCCCCGTTCGCGTTGCTGTCCCCGCAGAGCGTGGCCCACCCGTCCGCCGCGAACGTGACGGCGGCGGCGAGCGCGACGGCGGCGAGCACACGGTGGGCGGTCACACCACCTAACCTCCCACGCGGCCATCCCACTCGAAGGGTCCCGCCGCCAGCCGCGAATGGTGAAGGGACGATGACGTTTCGACGGGCGACGACGCTTGTGCGGCGGGTCTCCTGACGGCATGGGGTGTCCACCGTGACCCCCGTCGCCCGTCTCGCCGCCGCGTGGCGCGAATGCCGCTCCGTCGTCGTGCTCACCGGCGCGGGCCTCTCGACGGCATCCGGCATTCCCGACTTCCGCTCGCCGGGTGGACGGTGGTCCCGGTACCGGCCGGTGACGATCCAGGAGTTCCTCGCGTCCGAAGCCGACCGCGAGCGCTACTGGCGGTACAAGGGCGAGACGTGGGAGGTCGTGAGCGCCGCGCAGCCGAATCCTGCGCACACCGCACTCGCCGATCTCGGCCGCGCCCGGCGGATCGATCTCCTCGTCACGCAGAACGTCGACGGGCTCCACGAGCGGAGCGGATTTCCGGCCGATCGGCTCGTCAACGTCCACGGCACCGACTCGGTCGTCGAATGCCTGTCGTGCCGGCGGCGCGCCGAGCGCGCGGTCGCACAGCGGCTCTGGGAGGCGGGCACCGCGGTTCCGCGATGCGAGTGCGGCGGAGCGTGGAAGCCCGCCACGATCTCGTTCGGCCAGGCGCTCGTCGCCGAAGACCTGGATCGCGCCATGCGCGCGGCGGCGGCGTGCGACCTCCTGGTCGCCGCCGGGAGCTCGCTCGTGGTCGGGCCCGTGAACCAGATGCTCCCCATCGCCCGGGGGTCGGGAGCGCGCACGGCGATCCTCACGGCGTCGGAAACGCCGTACGACGACGTGGCCGACTGGAAGCTCGAGGACCGCGTCGAGACCGTCCTCCCGGCCCTCCGCGACCGGGTCCTGGGCGGATAGCGGGCTCCGCATCCGCTCCTCTGGGTCGCGCGTAGAGCCCGCGGACACTTTCCACGGGAGGGATCTGCGATGCGACGGCTCACGACGGCTCTCATCTTCGGCGCGGCGATTCTATCGACCGGCGGGTACGCCCGTGCGGCGACCCCCGGCGCGGTCTGCCGGTCGGTCTGCGCCCCACGGATCGCCGAGCAGTGCGCGGGCCTCGCCAAGCGCGCTCTCAAGAGGTGCCGGAAGCCGCTCATCGGAGCCTGCAAGCAGACGACGCCCGCGATCGCGTGCGCGACCAGCGCCGAGCTGCTACGGGAGCTGGCCGATCGCCTCGTCGTCGTGCCGGACGAAGACGAAAAGA harbors:
- a CDS encoding Sir2 family NAD-dependent protein deacetylase, with the protein product MTPVARLAAAWRECRSVVVLTGAGLSTASGIPDFRSPGGRWSRYRPVTIQEFLASEADRERYWRYKGETWEVVSAAQPNPAHTALADLGRARRIDLLVTQNVDGLHERSGFPADRLVNVHGTDSVVECLSCRRRAERAVAQRLWEAGTAVPRCECGGAWKPATISFGQALVAEDLDRAMRAAAACDLLVAAGSSLVVGPVNQMLPIARGSGARTAILTASETPYDDVADWKLEDRVETVLPALRDRVLGG